The following nucleotide sequence is from Triticum dicoccoides isolate Atlit2015 ecotype Zavitan chromosome 7B, WEW_v2.0, whole genome shotgun sequence.
tagattcattgaacccgcaagttgatcaccaaaacatacatcaagtggatcacgtgaatatcccattatcaccacagataagcatggcaagacatacatcaagtgttctcaaatccttaaagacccaatccgacaagataacttcaaagggaaaactcaatccattacaagagagtagagggggagaaacatcataagatccaactataatagcaaagctctcgatacatcaagatcatgccatagagagaacacgagagaaagagagatcaaacacatagctactggtacataccctcagccctgagggtgaactgatgatgaagatggccaccggtgagggatccccccttcggtagggtgccggaacgggctcccgagaggtttttggtggctacagaggcttgcggcggcggaactcctgatctattgttatcttcgatgtttttagggtatatgggaatatataggcgaaagaagtcggtcaggcgagccacgagggtggagggcgcacccaggggggtgggcgcgccccctgcctcgtggcctcctcgaagcttccctgacttgcactccaagtcccctggattgcttccgttccaaaaataacgctcccgaaggtttcattccgtttggactccttttgatattccttttcttcgaaacactgaaataagtaagaaaacagcaatatgggctgggcctccggttaataggttagtccaaaaaataatataaaaaagcgtaacaaagcccataaacatccaaaacagataataatatagcatgaatgcttcataaattatagatacgttggagacgtatcagtgccgtccgttcggcacttgcatCGGGAGTTCGCGAGACGGTTCATgattggattgcgaagacgttcgactatatcaagCGTGTTTCTTAACttttccgcttaacgatctacaagggtatgtagatgcaatctctcctctcatagatggtcatctcctagattgatcttggtgagcataggaaattttttgtttcccatgcaacattccccaacacgaCGAAGGGCAAGATGTAAGTGTGGCTCTTACTTCAGAACCGACTATGGACTGTAGAACGGCAACAACACCATGGGCTCACAAACCACGAAAATTGAAGATGCCCTAACATAGCGCTAGATCATCTCCAACACGGACCCTCAAATCGTCCCTATATGTTCTTTGCGGTGTCCACAGACTCGTCTGGACGTCCAAATTCTGGCAAACTAGAAGCAAACGTGAGGGCTTTGGGGGAGTCCGGACAACCTTCTAGTCAACCAACAATAATCATGCCAGACATCCGGACATCGCCTCACTCTCAACCATGATCTGCGGATGCATACATGGACATTTAGGGGACATGATTCGATGACTGACTTCCGCATCAGTGTCCATAATAGTGTGTTCATTTTTTAGGTCGCCATGATAGAGAACGGcattttggagctcggcctccacgGAGGCCGCTTTTTTTGAAAGATtcgaaattcatattttttttggttttaaaaaaatctgaaaatattTGTAAAAAGACACCAGGATGTGATGTGTCTGCATGTAAAATTTCAGATGAAATACCTTAAGGTGCGATATGTGCAAAAAGAACAAACTCATGGACTTTTggaatgaatagtatcatgtgttaaaaagccATAGATTTATCTTTTTTGCGCAGCCCTCATTTCAACTTACTTCGttctgaaattttacacacatgtgtgttatgcctccatatatgtatgtatttttttcagaattttttgaaatgtaaaaaatacgaattttgttgaattttgaatttttcaaaaccgGCCTACaaggaggccgagctccaaaagcCATTTTCGGCCATGACACTGTTGTAAAGATGAAAAATAATCGCAACAAAAACATATCACTCACAAATTGTTTCTCCGTTGTGGGCACAAGACTACGGGATACGAATGCAGCATGGAATACAGTATGGCTGTCTGCCGCTTTATCGGCAGGGTCGCGGTCATGGCCGCAGGGATAAGATCACGTAATCTACTCCCAGTCCCACTCCCAGCACGACAACAATTGCTAACCTGATCGGGACCGCTCGcggcggaggaagaagaagcaaatgTGTGGTGCGCAGCGCTGCGTGCCCCGCCGTGGACGCTGCACGAGTCTTAAAGCCCACGCGTCGAGCGGTCGGGCGCGCGCGAAATGCGTGGCTGGCGATCTCGGTGGCCGTCGCGACAGCGTCGCCCTCGTCAGTCGTCACTGTGCAACGGCATGGACGCCTGCACGGGTGGGCCTAACCGGGAGAGGTCCATCGCCATCTTTCTTATTGGCAGCATACCAAATTTTCCGTTTGCGTACTAGCATCCAGCACACTGAATTTTGACGAGTCTGGCCATGGCGAAACTGTAGTCTTGCCAAAACGACAGGGAACCCATCCCATGGCTGCAAACCAAGCAGCTCTTCTCCCTTTTTGCGGGGAACTCAACCAATCTCTTCGGTTGCGCGAAAAGGAAAAACTGACCAGAAATCTAGCGCGCCTTCCGGCTCTTGCTCGCAAAAACAATCCGGGAAGATGCTCCGTCGACCTGACTGCGAATCACCCATTTTTTCACCTTTCCGAGTTTTCTATGCCGAAGGTGATATGGCACCAAATCAGCACGGGACACGGCCCCCCTCGGTCCCTCCCCCCATGGCATAGCAGGTGTCCTCTCGCGCCCGACGCCGTGGCCGCGAGCGCTTTTTCCCCACCCGGCCTGGCCGGGCCCATGATGCGGTGGCACGCTGGGGGTACGTGTGTGACCACCGGCGGAAACCTCCCGAGCTCGTGGATGCACGCACCTGTCGCCACCTCCTCGCCGTCTCTTTCTCCCCACACCCACCACAGGCGCGGCTGGCTTATAAAACTAGCCACCGGAGGCCGACACGTTCACANNNNNNNNNNNNNNNNNNNNNNNNNNNNNNNNNNNNNNNNNNNNNNNNNNNNNNNNNNNNNNNNNNNNNNNNNNNNNNNNNNNNNNNNNNNNNNNNNNNNNNNNNNNNNNNNNNNNNNNNNNNNNNNNNNNNNNNNNNNNNNNNNNNNNNNNNNNNNNNNNNNNNNNNNNNNNNNNNNNNNNNNNNNNNNNNNNNNNNNTTGAGCTTTATGCTCTCCTCCCATTACTTTATCAAGAAATCTCAGGACAAATCCTGCGGGACTTTAGTTAGAGAGAGACCGATGGCGGCGGCGAGCGTCGGCGGCGGAGCGGCGCCGTTCGTGTGGAAGACGTACCGGATGGTGGAGGACCCCGGGACGGACGGGGTCATCGGGTGGGGGAAGGGGAACAACAGCTTCGTCGTCGCCGACCCCTTCGTCTTCTCGCAGACCATGCTCCCCGCGCACTTCAAGCACAACAACTTCTCCAGCTTCGTCCGCCAGCTCAACACCTATGTCAGTCACTTGATTCCTACTCGATCTGTGGTTCTGTTGTCGATTCCTGCTCCATGTTAAGCCGCGCGTGCTCTGCTTATCttgattcagagagagagagagagagagagagagagagatttctgTACAAGTTCTTGTGTGCGCGTGTGTACAACTGTGTATGCGTGACATTTTTTGGGAGTATGTAGTTCGTCTTTTTTTTTAGGATGCAGTTCGTCTTTACTGTGTGTGGTTGGGGTGTCGATTTCTTTTGGAAAAAAACTGGTTGGGGTGTCGATTTATGGACATAAGAAGACCACGTGGCGCGCGATGTCAATTACTGGCAAGCTTCTGAATATTTTGCGCCTTTGGCGAAAAGGAAGGAGGAGTTCGAAGTAGTACAACGTTTATCCGCTTCGAAGCAGCATTTCCATGTGTTCGTGATTTGAAGTACAAGAACGTGACACGTATAGCGGGCTGGAGTCGAAAAGCGCAGATTTGTTTCACAAAGCACTAGATTCTGCCCTGATCAGATTATTTTCCGCTTCACCTCAGGGCTTCCGCAAGGTGGATCCGGACCGGTGGGAGTTCGCCCACGGCTCCTTCCTCCGGGGCCAGACGCACCTCCTGCGCAACATCGTCCGCCGTGGCACCCCCGcccccggcggcggcggcaagcgcaAGGACGCGGGGGCGGCCGGCCTCACCGACGACGACATGACCATGGTCGCCACGGAGGTGGTGAGGCTGAAGAAGGAGCAGAGCACCATCGACGACAGGGTGGCCGCCATGTGGCGCCGCGTGCAGGAGACCGAGCGGAAGCCCAAGCAGATGCTCGCGTTCCTCCTCACCATCGTCGGCGACCGCGACACGCTGCAGCGCCTGGTCGGCAACAGCGGCAACGCGGCCGGCGGCGATCAGGAGCCGGTGGAGGGCGGCGAGAAAAGGGCGAGGCTGCTGCTTGACGGCGACTTCGGCAACGTGTCCGCGTTTGGGCCGGACGCCGTCGACTTCGCGGGGTTCTACACCGACGACGCGTTCGCCAATGCGCCGGTGCCGGTGGAGGCGGCCGCCGGGTCGGGCGGTGGTGGTGCCGGCTGCACGTTTGCGTTTGGAGTGGACAGTGGGTACTGAGTAGTGACGCCCGACAGAAATTGCGCCGCCCGCGTGTGCTAACTGCTTGGTTTATGGCCGAATTATTGGCATTGCGTGAGTCTGCCATTTTGACCGCTACATGTTCCCAGTCTGCCTTGTTCCAGGGATGACACAATTTGCAAATTCGTGTTTTCTCTGTACGTTTTATCCATGCATTGGGTTTTATCTGTCCGTTTTGACGGCGCCTCCGCTGGGAGGCTACGGTCAACAAAAATTCGTGTGCATTGCAAGTCAACAAAAACAATCTATTTGATTCTTCTTAGGCCGCCTTTGGATGCACGTAATGACAGTGCCGATTTAGATTGGTATTCCCCAGCCCTCAGTTTCCATGTTTGGTTGTAGTTGTACTATATAGAAAATGGAAGGGATTGGCTAGAGGTCAGGTGAGGTGACTGAAAAAGCAATTTGGGCCAGTCGATTCATTACGACCCGTTGGATGCGAGATAGATGGCTAGATCAGATTCTTCAACATCCGAACTGTCTTTACTGCTCACCTTCTACCTCGAACCGCCCAACAACCACATCTTAACCGACCGCGGTCAACGACGCTCCCATGCCATCCTGCCCTCCCCCAACCGCAGCCGACCGTCATGCAGCATCACCGGCCATCCCTTTAACCCCggcgatgaataatttttttcctgCGAACCTGCACCCCCTTCCCTAAGATAAATACCGGACTCATCTGCCACCCTAAGTTTGAAGAGTCAGCTGCCATTCTAAGATAGACCAAGAGTCCTTCTACGGCGGTGACGaggatatgtacctagggtagggtcttaagcctgacctagacaccccatCCAAGGATATTGCCCTATAATCAAAGCCATTCAAAGACCAACACAAAGTACCGACTGGAATCACCttgaagtgcaatccactcgacagaagACTCCATTCGGATATCCCAATTTCACTCGACCACAGTAGGGACACTTGACCATATGAAGAACCACTCGGAGTATAAAATATCTAAAGTCATccgaggatggcaacggtcaggcgttcactctgtagtcttaaagatTATTAAtgactggcgttaccagtaacgcccctaccTTAACTCATATTGAACCCTGTGAACTGAAGGTTgcgagggtcctggcgcactctatataagccaccccttctCAGGcataagggttcgcaccccttgtaacatcaacgcataatccagtcgacaaagcctcagggcaccgagacgtagggttattACCTCCTCTGAGAGGGGCATGAACTCGTAAACTTGTGTGTGCAActtcaccgtagctaggaccttgcctcctcctacgtaccccctattcttactgtcagacttactcccacgacatttggcgcccactatGGGGCAGGCGTCTAagcgacttccggtgaggttgcaaATTTCGTTCTCCGTCAACATGGTTTTCAGCGGTGGTTTGGCGTTGGGCCGCGAGATCcttctcggcgcgctcgttttcatcgccgacgactctgcctggcttcaagaagctcccctcaATGTTGAGGCCCTCGCCGTCCGCAGGGCGACGCACTTCCGTGCGAGTGCTTGCGGTGTTCTTCTTCGACAGTCACCGACCCAGTATCGGCTGGCTCTTGTGTCATCATCACTCCCCGCCGTCCGCCGTCGCAAGCGGTCCGGCCGTTCGCGGCTCCAactgtgggtgaagcatgcggtggctcgtcaatcggccacccctcaagttgcgGCGATTGAGCCCGATGAATATCTTTACGATCTGTTCGATCTGCCGACTGGTCACTCGGATTCCCTGTCCGAGTGCGAGAGCAATAATTCAGCGGCAGAAGTCCTCGTGGTTAACTCCCAGCATGGTCCGCCTGGATTTTGTCGcaacggcggtggcggcgacgacggcggtgcTGGCCCGTCACAAGATAATGATGAGTATGTTGCCGAGGCCCTCACTGCGGAGCAGAGCGAAGAGCTGCATCATCACAACGTCCAGGCGCTCCAGACCCCCATCATTGGGGAGACCTTAGAGGCTCGGGTCTTGGAGGCTGCGCGCTTGGCCACCTTGGCCGAGCGTACGCATTTGAAGAATCTGCAGaaggcactcgacgagcgcgctcgTCAGCGGATCCCCGAATCCAGTCAACGCGCGCGACGGTTGTTTTCGACTAAAACTCGGGTATACCATACTTCGATCCAAAATGTTGCAGCAGTAGCacgcatagcagagtcaattcagctgtCACGTTCAGAAGCTGGTAGAGGTTTGGAGCAGATCCGAGCATTGCTTTAAGCTGCTGGGGAACAGAATTTTGCTGTCTCCCAGTCTCGTAACAGAATTCATAGTAGGTCAGTGGTTGCAGACATAGTTCAGTCGGCACATAGTCCGAGGTCGCCCCGGCATCAGGAAGATAGTGGTCCCCGCCGGGATCAGTACCTGGGGCGAGGCCATGGGTAGTATGATCGTCAGTTTTCCCATGATGACCATCGTCGAGTGCTTACGCCCCCTCCGAGGGGCGGGTCGTACGCGCCCCGGCGGTATGATGATAGGCACCCATATGGTGACGAGCGGAGAGTCCCGTTCGACCCAAGAGAGCCGGGGTTCGACGCAAGGTCACTccttgtgcaaggtttggtcgGCAGAGGCCGAGGAAACAGAGAAGGGCAAGGCAGAGATCGTCCGACTAAAAACAGAGCATTTATTTCTCGGCCCGAGTGTTTCAGTATGGCCATCCGATCAGTTGAGAtccctcccaactttaggttggcagctgatacgtctccaatgtatctataattttttattgttccatgctattatattacccgttttggatgtttatgggctttactttacacttttatatcattttttggactagcctactaaccggaggcccagcagaattgctgtttttttgcctattttcagtgtttcgaagaaaaggaatatcaaatggagtccaaacggaatgaaaccttcgggagcgatcttttcggaacaaacgcaacccaggagacttggagtggacgtcaagctgcaaactaggcggccatgagggtgcctggcgcgccccctagggttgggcgcgccccccaccctcgtgggcccctcgttgcttcactgacgtacttccttcgcctatatatactcctgtaccctgaaaacatccaggagcaccacgaaaacctaattccaccgccgcaaccttttgtatccgtgagatcccatcttggagtcttcGTTGGTGCTCCGccaaagggggaatcgaccacggagggcctctacatcatctccaaggcctctctgatgagttgtgagtaatttaccatagaccctcgggtccatagttattatctagatggcttcttctatctctttgaatctcaatacaatgttctcctcgatcttcttggagatctattcgatgtaactctttttgtggtgtgtttgtcgagatccgatgaattatgggtttatgatcaagtatctatgagaaatatttgaatctcctcttaattcttttatgtatgattggttatctttgccagtctcttcgaattatcagtttggtttggcctactagattgatctttcttgcaatggcagaagtgcttagctttgggtttaatctgaaggaaatatgccctagaggcaataataaagttattatttatttcctcatatcatgataaatgtttattattcatgctagaattgtattaaccggaaacatgatacatgtgtgaatacatagacaaatatatagtcactagtatgcctctatttgactagctcattaatcaaagatggttatgtttcctaaccatagacatgtgttgtcatttgattagtgggatcacatcattagaagaatgatgtgattgacatgacccattccgttagcctagcacttgatcgtttagtatgttgctattgctttcttcatgacttatacaaagttcctgcaactatgagattgtgcaactcccgtttactggaagaacactttgtgtgctaccaaacgtcacaacgtaactgggtgattataaaggtgctctacaggtgtttccgaaggtacatgttgggttggcataattcgagattaggttttgtcactccgattgtcggagaggtatctctgggccctctcggtaatactcatcacctaagccttgcaagcattgtaactaatgagttagttataagatgatgtgttacagaacgagtaaagagacttgccagtaacgagattgaactaggtattggataccgacgatcaaatctcgggcaagtaaacataccgatgacaaagggaacaacgtatgttgttatgcagtttgaccgataaagatcttcgtagaatatgtgggagccaatatgggcatccaggtcccgctattggttattgaccggaaacaagttctaggtcatgtctacatagttctcgaacccgtagggtccgcacgcttaacgtttcgttgacgatatagtattatatgagttatgtatgttggtaaccgaatgttgttcagagtcccggatgagatcatggacatgacgaggaactccggaatggtccggagataaagtttgatatacgggataatagtgtttgatcttcggaagagttccagaattcaccggaaggggttccggatgtttcccgaaatgtttgggaacgagaacacgttatttgggccaaaggggaaagcccacaaggtttttggaaagcgcaaaaggaagttttgcggagtccagaggccagacgccagggtccctggcgtctgggtccagatgccgggaaccctggcgtctggccctggagtccgagaaggactcttgcctttcgggtgaaaccgactttgtggaggcttttactccaagtttcgaccccaaggctcaacatataaatagaggggcagggctagcaccaaagacacatcaagaaacaccaagccgtgtgccggcaaccccgtcccctctagtttatcctccgtcatagtttctgtagtgcttaggcgaagctctgcggagattgttcttcaccaacaccgtcaccacgccgtcgtgctgccggaactcatctactacttcgcccgtcttgctggatcgagaaggcaaggacgtcatcgagctgaacgtgtgctgaactcggaggtgccgtgcgttcggtacttggatcggtcggatcgtgaagacgtac
It contains:
- the LOC119341072 gene encoding heat stress transcription factor C-2b-like, which encodes MLSSHYFIKKSQDKSCGTLVRERPMAAASVGGGAAPFVWKTYRMVEDPGTDGVIGWGKGNNSFVVADPFVFSQTMLPAHFKHNNFSSFVRQLNTYGFRKVDPDRWEFAHGSFLRGQTHLLRNIVRRGTPAPGGGGKRKDAGAAGLTDDDMTMVATEVVRLKKEQSTIDDRVAAMWRRVQETERKPKQMLAFLLTIVGDRDTLQRLVGNSGNAAGGDQEPVEGGEKRARLLLDGDFGNVSAFGPDAVDFAGFYTDDAFANAPVPVEAAAGSGGGGAGCTFAFGVDSGY